In Oncorhynchus nerka isolate Pitt River linkage group LG26, Oner_Uvic_2.0, whole genome shotgun sequence, one DNA window encodes the following:
- the LOC115110163 gene encoding coatomer subunit zeta-1-like isoform X1 — MTAQTCPRQHQRTTMEIASLEPSLYTVKAVFILDNDGNRLLSKYYDKELYPSMKEQKNFEKNVFNKTHKADTDEIAFVEGMTIVYKCSIDLFFYVVGSSQENELMLMAVLNCLFESLGQILRKNVERRCLLDNMDGVFLVVDEIIDGGVILESDPQQVIQKVNYRADENPLSEQSVAQHITDKLAMTSNIMQSAKEQIKWSILK, encoded by the exons ATGACAGCTCAAACCTGTCCACGTCAACACCAGAGAACCACTATGGAGATCGCGTCTCTG GAACCCTCACTGTACACAGTGAAAGCAGTCTTCATTTTGGATAACGATGGCAATAGACTTCTATCAAAG TACTACGACAAAGAGCTCTACCCCTCCATGAAGGAGCAGAAGAACTTTGAAAAGAATGTTTTCAACAAGACACACAAAGCTGACA CAGATGAGATTGCCTTTGTGGAGGGGATGACGATCGTGTATAAGTGCAGCATTGACCTGTTCTTCTACGTGGTGGGCAGTTCACAGGAGAATGAG cTCATGCTCATGGCTGTACTGAACTGTCTGTTTGAGTCCCTCGGTCAAATCCTAAG GAAAAATGTGGAGAGAAGGTGTCTATTGGACAACATGGACGGAGTCTTCTTAGTAGTGGACGAAATTATCGACGGGGG GGTGATCTTGGAAAGCGACCCCCAACAGGTCATCCAGAAGGTCAATTACAGG GCGGATGAGAACCCACTGTCAGAGCAGAGCGTGGCTCAG CACATTACGGACAAATTGGCTATGACCTCCAAT ATAATGCAGTCTGCCAAAGAACAAATAAAGTGGTCAATACTCAAATGA
- the LOC115110163 gene encoding coatomer subunit zeta-1-like isoform X4, with protein MTAQTCPRQHQRTTMEIASLEPSLYTVKAVFILDNDGNRLLSKYYDKELYPSMKEQKNFEKNVFNKTHKADNEIAFVEGMTIVYKCSIDLFFYVVGSSQENELMLMAVLNCLFESLGQILRKNVERRCLLDNMDGVFLVVDEIIDGGVILESDPQQVIQKVNYRADENPLSEQSVAQIMQSAKEQIKWSILK; from the exons ATGACAGCTCAAACCTGTCCACGTCAACACCAGAGAACCACTATGGAGATCGCGTCTCTG GAACCCTCACTGTACACAGTGAAAGCAGTCTTCATTTTGGATAACGATGGCAATAGACTTCTATCAAAG TACTACGACAAAGAGCTCTACCCCTCCATGAAGGAGCAGAAGAACTTTGAAAAGAATGTTTTCAACAAGACACACAAAGCTGACA ATGAGATTGCCTTTGTGGAGGGGATGACGATCGTGTATAAGTGCAGCATTGACCTGTTCTTCTACGTGGTGGGCAGTTCACAGGAGAATGAG cTCATGCTCATGGCTGTACTGAACTGTCTGTTTGAGTCCCTCGGTCAAATCCTAAG GAAAAATGTGGAGAGAAGGTGTCTATTGGACAACATGGACGGAGTCTTCTTAGTAGTGGACGAAATTATCGACGGGGG GGTGATCTTGGAAAGCGACCCCCAACAGGTCATCCAGAAGGTCAATTACAGG GCGGATGAGAACCCACTGTCAGAGCAGAGCGTGGCTCAG ATAATGCAGTCTGCCAAAGAACAAATAAAGTGGTCAATACTCAAATGA
- the LOC115110163 gene encoding coatomer subunit zeta-1-like isoform X3, whose protein sequence is MTAQTCPRQHQRTTMEIASLEPSLYTVKAVFILDNDGNRLLSKYYDKELYPSMKEQKNFEKNVFNKTHKADTDEIAFVEGMTIVYKCSIDLFFYVVGSSQENELMLMAVLNCLFESLGQILRKNVERRCLLDNMDGVFLVVDEIIDGGVILESDPQQVIQKVNYRADENPLSEQSVAQIMQSAKEQIKWSILK, encoded by the exons ATGACAGCTCAAACCTGTCCACGTCAACACCAGAGAACCACTATGGAGATCGCGTCTCTG GAACCCTCACTGTACACAGTGAAAGCAGTCTTCATTTTGGATAACGATGGCAATAGACTTCTATCAAAG TACTACGACAAAGAGCTCTACCCCTCCATGAAGGAGCAGAAGAACTTTGAAAAGAATGTTTTCAACAAGACACACAAAGCTGACA CAGATGAGATTGCCTTTGTGGAGGGGATGACGATCGTGTATAAGTGCAGCATTGACCTGTTCTTCTACGTGGTGGGCAGTTCACAGGAGAATGAG cTCATGCTCATGGCTGTACTGAACTGTCTGTTTGAGTCCCTCGGTCAAATCCTAAG GAAAAATGTGGAGAGAAGGTGTCTATTGGACAACATGGACGGAGTCTTCTTAGTAGTGGACGAAATTATCGACGGGGG GGTGATCTTGGAAAGCGACCCCCAACAGGTCATCCAGAAGGTCAATTACAGG GCGGATGAGAACCCACTGTCAGAGCAGAGCGTGGCTCAG ATAATGCAGTCTGCCAAAGAACAAATAAAGTGGTCAATACTCAAATGA
- the LOC115110163 gene encoding coatomer subunit zeta-1-like isoform X2 yields MTAQTCPRQHQRTTMEIASLEPSLYTVKAVFILDNDGNRLLSKYYDKELYPSMKEQKNFEKNVFNKTHKADNEIAFVEGMTIVYKCSIDLFFYVVGSSQENELMLMAVLNCLFESLGQILRKNVERRCLLDNMDGVFLVVDEIIDGGVILESDPQQVIQKVNYRADENPLSEQSVAQHITDKLAMTSNIMQSAKEQIKWSILK; encoded by the exons ATGACAGCTCAAACCTGTCCACGTCAACACCAGAGAACCACTATGGAGATCGCGTCTCTG GAACCCTCACTGTACACAGTGAAAGCAGTCTTCATTTTGGATAACGATGGCAATAGACTTCTATCAAAG TACTACGACAAAGAGCTCTACCCCTCCATGAAGGAGCAGAAGAACTTTGAAAAGAATGTTTTCAACAAGACACACAAAGCTGACA ATGAGATTGCCTTTGTGGAGGGGATGACGATCGTGTATAAGTGCAGCATTGACCTGTTCTTCTACGTGGTGGGCAGTTCACAGGAGAATGAG cTCATGCTCATGGCTGTACTGAACTGTCTGTTTGAGTCCCTCGGTCAAATCCTAAG GAAAAATGTGGAGAGAAGGTGTCTATTGGACAACATGGACGGAGTCTTCTTAGTAGTGGACGAAATTATCGACGGGGG GGTGATCTTGGAAAGCGACCCCCAACAGGTCATCCAGAAGGTCAATTACAGG GCGGATGAGAACCCACTGTCAGAGCAGAGCGTGGCTCAG CACATTACGGACAAATTGGCTATGACCTCCAAT ATAATGCAGTCTGCCAAAGAACAAATAAAGTGGTCAATACTCAAATGA